A stretch of the Aegilops tauschii subsp. strangulata cultivar AL8/78 chromosome 4, Aet v6.0, whole genome shotgun sequence genome encodes the following:
- the LOC109731527 gene encoding MEIOTIC F-BOX protein MOF: MDAAGVDRLSDLTDCLLHAILSRLEARQVVQTCVLSSRWRRLWLAAPCLDIDGGEDQEGEDEEERHKKLDDFVDNLLLRRRTCAFSPLHTLRVSVASPRPLWRRLHHDRRSSICAAHTRWVSRGLESSPAVLEVRGIKLPSFSSGTHRLTKLLLQDVILHKDFEKHLFAWLRVLQDLEIRSSDMSNLSRIESNTLKNLTIEAGTILNFEVIAPRLASLHLAVQFRGLRAFSVTVREAPDLVQASVRLLDNPLPAKEYPFVFQQDPIFLVPMLCRFLGSLSNVRSLELSGFRDMAQHISPPPPPGVPWPAEYQFQLMAPGSDNSAPCPMLQAILDEEHNRLPMFRNLRTLVLDKCDIGDNIQTLCSFLHYTPALEKLTLKNCECQNVPSSSASNILEMGFMTSSLSLVQIQYDDRDDHEDQGIRQVDNVVSMVEKNMPATAMIHVTKVRKN; the protein is encoded by the exons ATGGATGCCGCCGGCGTCGACCGGCTGAGCGACCTGACGGACTGCCTGCTCCACGCCATCCTCTCCCGCCTGGAGGCCCGGCAGGTCGTGCAAACCTGCGTGCTGTCGTCGAGGTGGCGCCGCCTCTGGCTGGCCGCCCCGTGCCTCGACATCGACGGCGGGGAGGACCAAGAGGGGGAAGATGAGGAGGAGCGGCACAAGAAGCTGGACGATTTCGTCGACAACCTCTTGCTTCGCCGTAGAACCTGCGCCTTCTCGCCGCTGCACACCCTGCGGGTGAGCGTCGCCTCGCCGCGGCCTCTGTGGAGGCGGCTCCACCACGACCGCCGTTCTTCCATCTGCGCCGCCCACACCAGATGGGTCAGCCGTGGCCTCGAGAGCTCCCCGGCGGTGCTCGAAGTACGCGGCATCAAGCTGCCTTCCTTCTCCTCAGGCACCCACCGCCTCACTAAGCTGCTCCTTCAGGACGTGATTCTCCACAAGGATTTCGAGAAGCACCTCTTCGCCTGGCTCAGAGTCCTCCAAGACTTGGAGATCAGAAGCTCGGACATGTCCAATCTCTCAAGGATCGAGTCCAACACGCTCAAGAACCTCACAATTGAGGCAGGCACCATCTTAAACTTCGAGGTCATAGCCCCTCGGCTCGCCTCGCTGCACCTTGCCGTCCAGTTCCGTGGCCTTCGAGCCTTCTCTGTCACCGTACGGGAGGCGCCTGATCTTGTCCAAGCATCCGTCCGCTTATTGGACAATCCTCTGCCGGCGAAAGAATATCCCTTTGTTTTTCAACAGGACCCAATTTTCTTGGTACCGATGCTATGCAGATTTCTCGGCTCTCTATCCAACGTCAGGAGCTTGGAGCTGTCAGGATTCCGTGATATG GCACAACATATTTCGCCACCTCCTCCACCTGGTGTTCCTTGGCCTGCCGAGTACCAATTTCAACTGATGGCACCAGGAAGTGATAATTCTGCCCCATGTCCTATGTTGCAGGCGATACTTGATGAGGAGCACAATAGATTACCAATGTTCCGCAATCTAAGAACCTTGGTCCTTGATAAATGTGATATTGGTGACAACATTCAGACGTTGTGTAGTTTCCTGCATTATACGCCTGCCCTCGAGAAACTTACTCTGAAGAACTGTGAG TGCCAAAACGTTCCATCTAGTTCAGCTTCCAACATTTTGGAGATGGGATTTATGACCTCCAGTCTCAGCCTAGTACAAATCCAGTACGATGACAGGGATGATCATGAAGACCAAGGTATTCGACAAGTTGACAATGTTGTGTCCATGGTGGAGAAGAACATGCCAGCGACTGCAATGATCCATGTGACCAAAGTCAGGAAAAATTAG
- the LOC109731549 gene encoding uncharacterized protein isoform X2 has translation MRLSFRQDTDMAGAIFMCNTRARQQFFVSGVFRLALEYQPFVDNVKQGMPLFLFDYNERKLYGVFEAASDGGLDITDRAAFRSSVHSYPAQVRFKIIWKCRPLAEDEFSHAIKENYYTMYKFYFDLSYQQVVQLYELFDNKRVEQPIRNYTISAHSKEGHFCKGRPDKRSLTPNISPISTDQSHTLTVTAGTNYSAPTRMRGTAPHNFEARTNLSVPLVSKPVGVQIDPIHSSHHVQKILPYHNNSRRQDVSTVDGISTQVYAPCSQTNGYHQDQFVTNQSYPIPDDYMHSSLSSGCMTASPTDRIRSSEKQSYVGSTSRSLQHITQASTGGDRNYVNSTPNVPSYNFSLANRQGSANLKDNYDIDCHHCKEIHTSEHQHLSKERAQVAPVLIQQGIPAYPEVPEVSTIGQRKDDFGDYIPIADCAQDFDNDWWKHGSYHSVSSSLDRRNVIGANMSDQLHTNCEIEAESNTTLVPGQCSQNSVFSRLSMKQQPLQEVVGSQNSVFSRLSPKQPLQEITGPSLSQMLNSLSTRTKQWSSGNSAHISKEREIRSENRTLISQKGDDRALTYDAGNQLVGEQSIDITCPLAELNLPSVVEGKESTEPPFLNFKRRSETAQLDGNLGKETSGKMKRRKLVRPSFGENNKPTNSGVEIQVNGAEDRKHPHFDADGNKFSIDLNKPASSDNLLVEEDGSTILCPVDINIQTEKPCEVNTTHKPKFSDAMEVTEEQDHPVENAAQTGDKVSLDLSIADLNTMDKSKLQAILDSPWLQALDKLRNGKSNNSEVAGSSICGDDNTMKMETNPDGST, from the exons ATGAGGCTCTCCTTCAGGCAAGACACGGACATGGCAGGTGCGATCTTCATGTGCAACACCAGGGCAAGGCAGCAGTTCTTTGTCTCAGGCGTTTTCAGACTTGCTTTAGAGTATCAGCCCTTTGTCGACAATGTCAAACAAGGGATGCCTCTCTTTCTCTTTGACTACAACGAACGCAAGCTTTACGGGGTGTTTGAGGCCGCCTCTGATGGTGGACTGGATATTACTGACAGAGCTGCTTTTAGATCTTCTGTCCACTCATATCCTGCACAG GTCCGATTCAAAATTATTTGGAAGTGCAGACCACTTGCAGAAGATGAGTTCTCTCATGCCATAAAAGAGAATTACTATACGATGTATAAATTCTATTTTGACCTTTCCTACCAGCAG GTTGTCCAGCTATATGAGTTGTTTGATAATAAGAGGGTAGAGCAACCTATTCGCAACTACACCATAAGTGCTCATTCGAAAGAAGGCCACTTCTGTAAAGGGAGACCAGACAAAAGGAGTTTGACTCCAAATATTTCTCCCATTTCTACTGATCAATCACACACTTTGACTGTAACAGCTGGAACAAACTATTCTGCTCCTACAAGGATGCGTGGAACCGCACCACATAATTTTGAGGCACGAACAAATCTGTCAGTGCCATTGGTAAGTAAACCCGTTGGAGTCCAAATTGATCCCATCCACAGCAGCCATCATGTTCAAAAGATATTACCTTATCATAACAATTCACGTCGCCAAGATGTTTCGACAGTAGATGGCATTTCAACTCAGGTATATGCTCCCTGTTCTCAGACAAATGGATATCACCAAGATCAATTTGTTACAAATCAATCATATCCAATACCTGATGACTACATGCACAGTAGCTTGTCTTCTGGATGCATGACTGCCAGTCCAACTGATAGAATTAGGTCGTCTGAAAAGCAGTCATATGTAGGCAGTACTTCGCGATCTCTTCAACATATTACTCAGGCATCAACTGGCGGAGACAGAAACTACGTGAATTCAACTCCAAATGTCCCTTCGTATAATTTTTCTCTGGCAAATCGACAAGGCAGTGCTAACTTGAAGGACAACTATGATATCGACTGTCACCACTGCAAAGAGATACACACATCTGAGCATCAGCACTTAAGCAAGGAAAGAGCTCAAGTAGCTCCAGTATTAATCCAACAAGGTATTCCTGCATACCCTGAAGTTCCTGAAGTATCAACAATTGGTCAACGGAAAGATGATTTTGGTGATTACATCCCGATTGCTGATTGTGCTCAAGATTTTGATAATGATTGGTGGAAACATGGCTCCTATCATAGTGTTTCAAGTTCACTGGATCGTCGAAATGTTATTGGAGCCAACATGTCAGATCAATTACATACAAATTGTGAAATAGAAGCTGAAAGTAACACAACATTAGTTCCTGGTCAGTGCTCACAAAACAGTGTGTTTTCTCGCTTATCGATGAAGCAACAACCTCTTCAAGAAGTTGTTGGCTCACAAAACAGTGTGTTTTCTCGCTTATCGCCGAAGCAACCTCTTCAAGAAATTACTGGTCCTTCACTCAGTCAAATGCTTAATTCACTTTCTACAAGAACAAAACAATGGAGCAGTGGGAATAGTGCACATATTTCTAAAGAAAGAGAGATTAGAAGTGAGAACAGGACACTTATTTCTCAAAAAGGAGATGATAGAGCACTTACTTATGATGCTGGTAACCAGTTGGTTGGTGAACAGTCCATTGACATAACCTGTCCTCTTGCTGAGTTAAACCTGCCAAGCGTAGTAGAAGGAAAAGAAAGCACAGAGCCTCCCTTCTTAAACTTCAAGAGGCGCAGCGAAACAGCGCAGCTGGATGGCAACTTAGGAAAGGAGACTAGTGGGAAAATGAAGAGGAGAAAGCTTGTGCGCCCTTCCTTTGGAGAGAATAACAAGCCTACTAATTCTGGAGTAGAGATCCAAGTGAATGGCGCAGAGGACAGGAAACATCCACATTTCGACGCTGATGGGAACAAGTTCAGTATTGACCTGAACAAACCTGCATCCTCAGACAATCTTCTAGTGGAGGAGGATGGTAGCACTATACTTTGTCCTGTTGATATCAACATACAAACCGAGAAGCCCTGTGAAGTAAACACCACACACAAGCCAAAATTTTCAGATGCTATGGAGGTAACTGAGGAACAAGATCACCCTGTGGAGAATGCCGCACAAACTGGTGATAAAGTTTCACTTGATTTGAGCATTGCAGATTTGAATACGATGGACAAGTCTAAGCTTCAAGCAATTCTTGATTCACCATGGTTGCAAGCACTTGACAAGCTGAGGAATGGTAAGTCCAACAACTCTGAGGTGGCTGGATCAAGCATTTGTGGTGATGACAATACAATGAAAATGGAGACGAACCCTGATGGGAGCACCTAA